The proteins below come from a single Crossiella sp. CA-258035 genomic window:
- a CDS encoding site-specific integrase — protein sequence MGHIQDRWFKVEKDAVTGKPVLDAKGKPVKVKTDLHGVGLRYKVRYLDPDGNERSKTFPNGKLALAQAFLHQVENDKHKGTYLDPDKGRVLFRKLGEDWLNSRTFDESSREGTEFRLKLHVFPYLGDKEIRAILPSHIQEWDRELQKKGLAETYRRTIFANVSAIFTAAIDDERITKNPCNAKSVTKPRGEYPKVVPWPEQRVHAVRAKLGERYRVMIDAGAGCGLRQGEVFGLSPTDVTEDGQKLRVERQIKIVRGRLVFALPKHRKVREVPLSATGNAAIKAHSEKFEPLPVTLPWEEPDGKLVTVNLLLYTRERKPIYRHSFNHHVWKPALREAGVENPQRADGFHALRHFFASLLLDDGISIRALAEFLGHADPAFTLRVYTHLMPSSHERTRGAVDRVFSSTKRKAA from the coding sequence ATGGGGCACATTCAGGACCGCTGGTTCAAGGTCGAGAAGGACGCGGTGACCGGTAAGCCGGTGCTTGATGCCAAGGGCAAGCCGGTGAAGGTGAAGACCGATCTGCACGGCGTCGGCCTGCGGTACAAGGTGCGCTACCTCGACCCGGACGGGAACGAGCGCAGCAAGACCTTCCCGAACGGGAAACTCGCACTGGCACAGGCGTTTCTGCACCAGGTCGAGAACGACAAGCACAAGGGGACGTACCTCGATCCGGACAAGGGGCGGGTGCTGTTCCGGAAGCTCGGTGAGGACTGGCTGAACTCGCGGACCTTCGATGAGTCGAGCCGGGAGGGGACGGAGTTCCGGCTCAAGCTGCATGTGTTCCCGTACTTGGGGGACAAGGAGATCCGGGCGATCCTGCCGTCGCACATCCAGGAGTGGGACCGGGAGCTTCAGAAGAAGGGGCTTGCCGAGACGTACCGGCGGACGATCTTCGCCAACGTTTCGGCAATCTTCACGGCCGCGATCGACGATGAGCGGATCACGAAGAACCCGTGCAACGCGAAGTCGGTGACGAAGCCGCGGGGCGAGTACCCGAAGGTGGTGCCGTGGCCGGAGCAGCGGGTGCACGCGGTGCGGGCCAAGCTCGGGGAGCGGTACCGGGTCATGATCGACGCTGGGGCTGGGTGCGGGCTCCGGCAGGGTGAGGTGTTCGGGCTCTCGCCGACTGACGTCACCGAGGATGGCCAGAAGCTGAGGGTCGAGCGGCAGATCAAGATCGTCCGGGGACGCCTGGTGTTCGCGCTGCCCAAGCACCGGAAGGTCCGGGAGGTGCCGCTATCCGCGACCGGGAATGCCGCGATCAAGGCGCACAGCGAGAAGTTCGAGCCACTGCCGGTGACGCTGCCGTGGGAGGAACCGGACGGCAAGCTGGTGACGGTGAACCTGCTGCTGTACACGCGGGAGCGGAAGCCGATCTACCGGCACTCGTTCAACCACCACGTGTGGAAGCCAGCTCTGCGGGAAGCCGGCGTGGAGAACCCGCAGCGGGCTGACGGGTTTCACGCTCTGCGGCACTTCTTCGCCTCGCTGCTGCTCGATGACGGGATCAGTATCCGGGCACTGGCCGAGTTCCTCGGGCATGCTGACCCGGCGTTCACACTGCGGGTGTACACGCACCTGATGCCATCCAGCCATGAGCGCACTCGTGGTGCCGTTGATCGTGTATTCAGCAGCACTAAGAGGAAAGCGGCTTGA
- a CDS encoding LLM class F420-dependent oxidoreductase, with amino-acid sequence MDFRIFTEPQQGASYDDLLRVARAAEDAGYDAFFRSDHYLKMGSVSGLPGPTDAWVTLAGLARETKRIRLGTLMTAATFRYPGPLAIQVAQVDQMSGGRVELGLGAGWFEAEHRNYGIPFPDVAERFDRYAEQLAVITGLWRTPEGETFSFDGEHYQLTDSPALPKPVQAGGPPVLIGGRGAKRTPALAARYAAEFNLPFADPATAVRQFERVEAACAEIGRDPKEIIRSAALVLCLGRDESEVARRAAVIGREVDELRANGLAGTVAEVVDKLGAWREQTGISRVYLQVLDLDDLDHLELVAAEVLPQFR; translated from the coding sequence GTGGACTTCAGGATCTTCACCGAGCCCCAGCAGGGGGCCAGCTACGACGATCTGCTCCGGGTCGCGCGCGCGGCCGAGGACGCCGGGTACGACGCGTTCTTCCGCTCCGACCACTACTTGAAGATGGGTTCGGTCAGCGGGCTGCCCGGCCCCACCGACGCCTGGGTGACGCTGGCCGGTCTGGCCAGGGAGACCAAGCGGATCCGGCTGGGCACGCTGATGACCGCGGCCACCTTCCGCTATCCGGGTCCGCTGGCGATCCAGGTCGCGCAGGTGGACCAGATGTCCGGTGGCCGGGTGGAGCTCGGGCTGGGCGCGGGCTGGTTCGAGGCCGAGCACCGCAACTACGGCATCCCGTTCCCGGACGTGGCCGAGCGCTTCGACCGCTATGCCGAGCAGCTGGCGGTGATCACCGGGCTGTGGCGGACGCCGGAAGGTGAGACCTTCAGCTTCGACGGCGAGCACTACCAGCTGACCGACTCGCCCGCGCTGCCCAAGCCGGTGCAGGCCGGTGGCCCGCCGGTGCTCATCGGCGGCCGCGGCGCCAAGCGCACGCCCGCGCTGGCCGCGCGCTACGCCGCCGAGTTCAACCTGCCCTTCGCCGACCCGGCCACCGCGGTGCGCCAGTTCGAGCGGGTGGAGGCGGCCTGCGCGGAGATCGGCAGGGACCCCAAGGAGATCATCCGCTCGGCCGCGCTGGTGCTCTGCCTCGGCCGGGACGAGTCCGAGGTGGCCCGCCGGGCCGCGGTGATCGGCCGCGAGGTGGACGAGCTGCGCGCCAACGGGCTGGCCGGCACGGTGGCCGAGGTGGTGGACAAGCTCGGTGCCTGGCGCGAGCAGACCGGCATCAGCCGGGTCTACCTGCAGGTGCTCGACCTCGACGACCTGGACCACCTGGAGCTGGTGGCCGCCGAGGTCCTGCCGCAGTTCCGCTGA
- a CDS encoding DUF4191 domain-containing protein, whose translation MAPKPPKLDKAAAKEASRERRAASKARRKQIFEAFKMQRREDKWLLPLMILAVLGSTGVVFGIGWLIGYPWVVLPLGIAIGALLAVSIFGRRVQRNVYSKADGQAGAAAWALGNLRGKWRVTQAVAGTTQLDAVHRVLGRPGVVLVGEGVPHRVKPLLAQEKKRIGRLIGDTPIYDVIVGNDEDEKQVPLRRLQTHLSKLPRNITVAQMDVIEKRLAALASRGAALPKGPLPQGAKMRNVQRTIRRR comes from the coding sequence ATGGCCCCGAAGCCCCCCAAGCTGGACAAGGCGGCTGCCAAGGAAGCAAGCCGCGAGCGTCGCGCCGCGTCCAAGGCACGCCGCAAGCAGATCTTCGAAGCGTTCAAGATGCAGCGCCGTGAGGACAAGTGGCTGTTGCCGCTGATGATCCTGGCGGTGCTGGGCAGCACGGGCGTGGTGTTCGGGATCGGCTGGCTCATCGGCTACCCGTGGGTGGTGCTGCCGCTGGGCATCGCCATCGGCGCGTTGCTCGCGGTGAGCATCTTCGGCCGGCGCGTGCAGCGCAACGTGTACTCCAAGGCCGACGGCCAGGCCGGCGCGGCGGCGTGGGCGCTGGGCAACCTGCGCGGCAAGTGGCGGGTGACCCAGGCGGTCGCGGGCACCACCCAGCTGGACGCGGTGCACCGGGTGCTCGGCCGCCCGGGTGTGGTGCTGGTCGGCGAGGGTGTGCCGCACCGGGTGAAGCCGCTGCTCGCCCAGGAGAAGAAGCGCATCGGCAGGCTGATCGGCGACACCCCGATCTACGACGTCATCGTGGGCAACGACGAGGACGAGAAGCAGGTCCCGCTGCGCCGCCTGCAGACCCACCTGTCCAAGCTGCCGCGCAACATCACCGTGGCCCAGATGGACGTCATCGAGAAGCGACTGGCCGCGCTGGCCAGCCGGGGCGCCGCGCTGCCCAAGGGCCCGCTGCCGCAGGGCGCGAAGATGCGCAACGTGCAGCGCACCATCCGCCGCCGGTGA
- a CDS encoding helix-turn-helix domain-containing protein, which produces MGNSNDRLWSVQDLSAFLDIPVHTIRGWRKTGYGPPARRVGKHLRWDPVQVRRWFDGLGQNDAA; this is translated from the coding sequence ATGGGTAACAGCAACGACCGGCTGTGGAGCGTCCAGGACTTGTCGGCGTTCCTCGATATTCCGGTGCACACGATTCGGGGCTGGCGCAAGACCGGCTACGGGCCGCCCGCTCGGCGGGTTGGGAAGCACCTGCGCTGGGACCCGGTGCAGGTCCGCCGGTGGTTCGACGGGCTCGGCCAGAACGACGCGGCCTGA
- a CDS encoding oxidoreductase codes for MRDWTAEDMPDQSGRTIVITGANSGLGLHSAYALAAKGAHLLLACRSPERGARAVDQVRTTAPRAKVELVRLDLSDLASVRAAAADIRERAGDRLHVLMNNAGVFGPPLGRTADGFEIQMGTNHLGHAALTWLLMPALRQAPGARVVTLSSLAHRRTTLRLDDLNYERRRYNAFVAYSESKLANLMFAQELDRRLSAADADVLSLAAHPGLTDTELAANGGRARRNKLLEVGVGLFNKVATMRTERGVLSQLYAATAPTVRGGQYYGPAGPGEVWGGPGLAGCSPESQDTAVAAELYEVSGKLTGIAPDPA; via the coding sequence ATGCGGGACTGGACGGCCGAGGACATGCCCGACCAGAGCGGGCGCACCATCGTGATCACCGGGGCCAACTCCGGGCTCGGTCTGCACAGCGCCTACGCGCTGGCCGCCAAGGGCGCGCACCTCTTACTGGCCTGCCGTTCGCCGGAGCGCGGGGCGCGCGCCGTCGACCAGGTCCGCACCACCGCGCCGAGGGCCAAGGTCGAACTGGTCCGGCTGGACCTGTCCGACCTGGCCTCGGTGCGCGCGGCGGCCGCGGACATCCGGGAACGCGCCGGTGACCGGCTGCACGTGCTGATGAACAACGCGGGCGTCTTCGGCCCGCCGCTGGGTCGCACCGCGGACGGCTTCGAGATCCAGATGGGCACCAACCACCTCGGCCACGCCGCGCTGACCTGGCTGCTCATGCCCGCGCTGCGGCAGGCCCCCGGCGCGCGGGTGGTCACCCTGTCCAGCCTCGCGCACCGCCGCACCACGCTGCGCCTGGACGACCTCAACTACGAGCGCCGCCGCTACAACGCCTTCGTCGCCTACAGCGAGTCCAAGCTGGCCAACCTGATGTTCGCCCAGGAGCTCGACCGCCGGCTGTCCGCGGCCGACGCCGACGTGCTCAGCCTGGCCGCGCACCCCGGCCTCACCGACACCGAGCTGGCCGCCAACGGCGGGCGGGCCAGGCGGAACAAGCTGCTGGAGGTCGGCGTCGGCCTGTTCAACAAGGTCGCCACCATGCGCACCGAGCGCGGGGTGCTCTCCCAGCTGTACGCGGCCACCGCGCCGACGGTGCGCGGCGGGCAGTACTACGGACCGGCCGGACCGGGCGAGGTCTGGGGCGGCCCCGGCCTGGCCGGCTGCTCGCCGGAGTCCCAGGACACCGCGGTGGCGGCGGAGTTGTACGAGGTCAGCGGCAAGTTGACCGGGATCGCGCCGGACCCGGCCTGA
- a CDS encoding RDD family protein, translating into MSRWTGSWLSGPGAAREGDPAEEPGHRGERLGLPESGLGSVAGTGRRFLALLIDWVPCAAVGNFLTTNPAVSTIALFALLTVVSLAVFGRTPGHWVAGIKPASLTGQRLSFGHSVLRTLLLCLVIPPLVMDVDGRGLHDHVARTVVTIAR; encoded by the coding sequence GTGAGCAGGTGGACGGGTTCGTGGTTGTCAGGACCGGGCGCGGCGCGGGAGGGTGATCCGGCCGAAGAGCCTGGTCATCGAGGGGAGCGGCTCGGGCTGCCGGAGTCCGGGCTGGGCTCGGTGGCCGGGACCGGACGCCGGTTCCTGGCGCTGCTCATCGACTGGGTGCCGTGCGCGGCGGTCGGCAACTTCCTCACCACCAACCCGGCGGTGTCCACGATCGCGCTGTTCGCGTTGCTGACCGTGGTCAGCCTGGCCGTCTTCGGCCGTACGCCAGGGCACTGGGTGGCCGGGATCAAACCGGCCTCGCTGACCGGGCAGCGGCTGTCCTTCGGGCACTCGGTGCTGCGCACCCTGCTGCTGTGCCTGGTGATCCCGCCGCTGGTGATGGATGTGGACGGACGTGGCCTGCACGACCACGTCGCCCGCACCGTCGTCACGATCGCGCGTTAG
- the glnA gene encoding type I glutamate--ammonia ligase — MFTNPDEVLSFIADNGVKFIDVRFCDLPGIMQHFTVPAASFERDTFEEGLAFDGSSVRGFQSIHESDMLLLPDVATARLDPFRIEKTLIINFFVHDPLTREPYSRDPRNIARKAEQYITESGIADACFFGAEAEFYLFDSVRFENRENASFHEVDSVAGWWNTGADEEGGNKGYKVKFKGGYFPVSPTDHFADLRDKITLNLIDSGFTVERAHHEVGTAGQAEINYKFNTLLHAADDLQLFKYIVKNTAWANGKTATFMPKPLYGDNGSGMHAHQSLWKEGSPLFHDESGYGGLSDTARHYIGGLLHHAPSLLAFTNPTVNSYHRLVPGYEAPVNLVYSSRNRSACIRIPITGNNPKAKRVEFRCPDSSGNPYLAFAAMLMAGLDGIKNKIEPPAPIDKDLYELPPEEAKNVPQVPGSLGEVLDNLERDHDFLLEGGVFTPDVIETWISYKRENEIDPIRLRPHPYEFALYYDV; from the coding sequence GTGTTCACCAATCCCGACGAGGTCCTGAGCTTCATCGCCGACAACGGCGTGAAGTTCATTGACGTGCGGTTCTGCGACCTGCCCGGCATCATGCAGCACTTCACCGTGCCTGCCGCCTCGTTCGAGCGCGACACGTTCGAGGAGGGCCTCGCCTTCGACGGCTCCTCGGTGCGCGGTTTCCAGTCGATCCACGAGTCCGACATGCTGCTGCTGCCCGATGTGGCCACCGCGCGGCTCGACCCGTTCCGGATCGAGAAGACCCTCATCATCAACTTCTTCGTGCACGACCCGCTGACCCGGGAGCCGTACAGCCGCGACCCGCGCAACATCGCGCGCAAGGCCGAGCAGTACATCACCGAGTCCGGCATCGCCGACGCCTGCTTCTTCGGGGCGGAGGCGGAGTTCTACCTCTTCGACTCGGTGCGCTTCGAGAACCGGGAGAACGCCTCCTTCCACGAGGTCGATTCGGTCGCGGGCTGGTGGAACACCGGCGCCGACGAAGAGGGCGGCAACAAGGGCTACAAGGTCAAGTTCAAGGGCGGCTACTTCCCGGTCTCCCCGACCGACCACTTCGCCGACCTGCGCGACAAGATCACACTGAACCTGATCGACTCCGGCTTCACCGTCGAGCGCGCCCACCACGAGGTCGGCACCGCGGGCCAGGCCGAGATCAACTACAAGTTCAACACCCTGCTGCACGCCGCGGACGACCTGCAGCTGTTCAAGTACATCGTCAAGAACACCGCGTGGGCCAACGGCAAGACCGCCACCTTCATGCCGAAGCCGCTCTACGGTGACAACGGCTCGGGCATGCACGCCCACCAGTCGCTGTGGAAGGAAGGCTCCCCGCTCTTCCACGACGAGTCCGGCTACGGCGGCCTGTCCGACACCGCGCGGCACTACATCGGCGGCCTGCTGCACCACGCGCCGAGCCTGCTGGCCTTCACCAACCCGACGGTGAACTCCTACCACCGCCTGGTGCCGGGCTACGAGGCCCCGGTGAACCTGGTCTACAGCTCCCGCAACCGCTCGGCGTGCATCCGCATCCCGATCACCGGCAACAACCCCAAGGCCAAGCGCGTCGAGTTCCGCTGCCCGGACTCCTCCGGCAACCCGTACCTGGCCTTCGCCGCCATGCTGATGGCCGGCCTGGACGGCATCAAGAACAAGATCGAGCCCCCGGCCCCGATCGACAAGGACCTCTACGAGCTCCCCCCCGAGGAAGCCAAGAACGTCCCCCAGGTCCCCGGCTCCCTGGGCGAGGTCCTGGACAACCTGGAGCGCGACCACGACTTCCTCCTCGAGGGCGGCGTGTTCACCCCAGACGTCATCGAGACCTGGATCTCCTACAAGCGCGAGAACGAGATCGACCCGATCCGCCTCCGCCCGCACCCGTACGAGTTCGCGCTCTACTACGACGTGTGA
- a CDS encoding TetR/AcrR family transcriptional regulator produces MATARPRRMEYSESTRQALVDSAVELFTRKGYAGTSLDEIAAKARVTKGALYHHFGGKQALFEAAFDSVETDMLARLAKIVAQPGDPWESAMAGLRAYLRVCLEPSYQRIVLHEGPVVMGWERWREAEEQFSYGLVRATVVGLAESGEIDDLPVEPMSRLMFGALAGSATQIANAADPKKASEEVGTCIERVMQGLRLLHKVGNAEPIRVETSVPRRTRRR; encoded by the coding sequence ATGGCGACAGCGCGGCCGCGGCGTATGGAATATTCGGAATCCACCAGGCAGGCCCTGGTGGACAGCGCCGTGGAGCTGTTCACCAGAAAGGGTTACGCGGGCACCTCGCTTGATGAGATCGCGGCGAAAGCGCGGGTCACCAAGGGCGCGCTCTACCACCATTTCGGCGGTAAGCAGGCATTGTTCGAGGCCGCTTTCGACTCGGTGGAGACCGACATGCTGGCCCGGCTGGCCAAGATCGTCGCGCAGCCCGGCGACCCGTGGGAGAGCGCGATGGCCGGTCTGCGCGCCTACCTGCGGGTCTGCCTCGAGCCCTCCTACCAGCGGATCGTGCTGCACGAGGGGCCGGTGGTGATGGGCTGGGAGCGCTGGCGGGAGGCCGAGGAGCAGTTCAGCTACGGCCTGGTGCGGGCCACCGTGGTCGGGCTGGCCGAGTCCGGCGAGATCGACGACCTGCCGGTGGAGCCGATGTCCCGGCTGATGTTCGGCGCGCTGGCCGGCAGCGCCACCCAGATCGCCAACGCGGCCGACCCGAAGAAGGCCAGCGAGGAGGTCGGGACCTGCATCGAGCGGGTGATGCAGGGCCTGCGGCTGCTGCACAAGGTGGGCAACGCCGAGCCGATCCGGGTGGAGACCTCGGTTCCGCGCAGGACGCGCCGTCGTTGA
- the lipA gene encoding lipoyl synthase — protein MTVVPEGRKLLRLEVRNSQTPIEKKPSWIKTRAKMGPEYRELKGLVKREGLHTVCEEAGCPNIYECWEDREATFLIGGDQCTRRCDFCQIDTGKPADFDAEEPRRVAESVQAMGLRYSTVTGVARDDLPDGGAWLYAETVRQIHALNPGTGVELLIPDFNADPEQLAEVFGSRPEVLAHNLETVPRIFKRIRPAFRYERSLQVITEARESGLVTKSNLILGMGETPDEVTEALQDLHDAGCDIITITQYLRPSLRHHPVERWVKPEEFVAHKETAERIGFAGVMAGPLVRSSYRAGRLYAQAKQFRGEQVPEHLSHLAEAGPGAQEITALMAR, from the coding sequence ATGACCGTGGTGCCCGAGGGCCGCAAGCTCCTGCGGCTGGAGGTTCGTAACAGCCAGACGCCCATCGAGAAGAAGCCCTCGTGGATCAAGACCAGGGCGAAGATGGGTCCCGAGTACCGCGAGCTGAAGGGCCTCGTCAAACGCGAGGGCCTGCACACGGTCTGCGAGGAAGCCGGCTGCCCCAACATCTACGAGTGCTGGGAAGACCGCGAGGCCACCTTCCTCATCGGCGGTGACCAGTGCACCCGCCGCTGCGACTTCTGCCAGATCGACACCGGCAAGCCCGCCGACTTCGACGCCGAGGAACCGCGCCGGGTGGCCGAGTCCGTGCAGGCCATGGGCCTGCGCTACTCCACCGTCACCGGCGTCGCCCGCGACGACCTGCCCGACGGCGGCGCCTGGCTCTACGCCGAGACGGTCCGCCAGATCCACGCGCTCAACCCCGGCACCGGCGTCGAGCTGCTCATCCCGGACTTCAACGCCGACCCCGAGCAGCTGGCCGAGGTCTTCGGCTCCCGCCCCGAGGTGCTGGCGCACAACCTGGAGACGGTGCCCCGCATCTTCAAGCGGATCCGCCCCGCCTTCCGGTACGAGCGCTCCCTCCAGGTGATCACCGAGGCCCGCGAGTCCGGCCTGGTCACCAAGAGCAACCTGATCCTCGGCATGGGCGAGACCCCGGACGAGGTCACCGAGGCGCTGCAGGACCTGCACGACGCGGGCTGCGACATCATCACCATCACCCAGTACCTGCGGCCGAGCCTGCGCCACCACCCGGTGGAGCGCTGGGTCAAGCCGGAGGAGTTCGTCGCGCACAAGGAAACGGCGGAGCGCATCGGCTTCGCCGGCGTGATGGCAGGCCCGCTGGTCCGGTCCTCCTACCGCGCCGGGCGGCTGTACGCGCAGGCGAAGCAGTTCCGCGGCGAGCAGGTTCCCGAGCACCTGAGCCACCTCGCGGAGGCCGGTCCGGGCGCCCAGGAGATCACCGCCCTGATGGCCAGGTAG